Proteins encoded in a region of the Terriglobales bacterium genome:
- the hpnI gene encoding bacteriohopanetetrol glucosamine biosynthesis glycosyltransferase HpnI, translated as MLEYVALLGTLCGLGYYLLCLLGAQAFLRRPRQAPADFTPGVSILKPLRGTDPEAYESFRSHCLQDYPEYEIIFGVRNEDDPAVPLVRRLIEEFPQRAIRLVICPATLGANRKVATLIQMLGHASHPYLLVNDSDIRVPRDYLRRVLAGFADPRVGMVTCLYRGIAGRTLGSALEAVGINTEFFAGVLAARQVEGGIHFALGSTLAFRRPSLAAIGGLEPLLDYLADDFELGQRIAAAGYEVHLSEVVVENYLPDYSFSAFLHHQLRWARSTRDSRPWGYAGLLLTFAVPWAALAVLAARGALWSWGVLALAVVLRLGVAFAVSRLVLEDRRWLGCLALVPLRDVLALGVWLASYAGHTVHWRGDQFILEKGKLRPIAEAVPAADAATPAP; from the coding sequence TTGCTGGAATACGTCGCGTTGCTGGGGACGCTCTGCGGGCTGGGCTACTACCTGCTGTGTCTGCTGGGTGCACAAGCCTTCCTGCGGAGGCCGCGCCAGGCGCCCGCGGACTTCACCCCGGGGGTTTCCATCCTCAAGCCCCTGCGCGGCACCGATCCCGAGGCCTACGAGAGCTTCCGCAGCCACTGCCTGCAGGACTATCCCGAGTACGAGATCATCTTCGGGGTGCGGAACGAGGACGATCCCGCCGTCCCCCTGGTGCGGCGGCTGATCGAGGAGTTTCCCCAGCGCGCCATCCGCCTGGTGATCTGCCCCGCCACCCTGGGCGCCAACCGGAAGGTCGCCACCCTCATCCAGATGCTCGGCCACGCCTCCCACCCCTACCTGCTGGTGAACGACAGCGACATCCGCGTGCCCCGCGACTACCTGCGCCGGGTCCTGGCCGGCTTCGCCGACCCGCGCGTGGGCATGGTCACCTGCCTCTACCGCGGCATCGCCGGGCGCACCCTGGGCTCCGCCTTGGAGGCGGTCGGCATCAACACCGAGTTCTTTGCCGGGGTGCTGGCGGCGCGCCAGGTGGAGGGAGGCATCCACTTCGCCTTGGGCTCCACCCTGGCCTTCCGTCGCCCCTCGCTCGCCGCCATCGGCGGCCTGGAGCCCCTGCTCGATTACCTGGCCGACGACTTCGAGTTGGGCCAGCGCATCGCCGCCGCCGGCTACGAGGTCCACCTCTCCGAGGTGGTGGTGGAGAACTATCTGCCCGACTATTCCTTCTCCGCCTTCCTGCACCACCAGCTGCGCTGGGCGCGCAGCACCCGCGACTCCCGCCCCTGGGGCTACGCCGGCCTGCTCCTTACCTTCGCCGTGCCCTGGGCGGCGCTGGCGGTCCTGGCCGCCCGTGGCGCTCTCTGGAGCTGGGGCGTGCTGGCGCTGGCCGTGGTGCTGCGCTTGGGCGTGGCCTTCGCCGTCAGCCGCCTGGTCCTGGAGGACCGCCGCTGGCTCGGCTGCCTCGCTCTGGTCCCGCTGCGCGATGTGCTCGCCCTGGGCGTCTGGCTGGCCAGCTACGCCGGTCACACCGTGCACTGGCGCGGCGACCAGTTCATCCTGGAGAAGGGCAAACTCCGCCCCATCGCCGAGGCCGTCCCCGCCGCCGACGCCGCCACCCCCGCGCCCTAG
- a CDS encoding ABC transporter permease, with amino-acid sequence MLRRRDYGEAVRLALDTIRSNKMRSGLTVLGIVIGVAVVIMISSVVSGLRRNINASVTEFGSNIIWAYRFDFFTFTRPSEEMRTRKELTREDGDALAGLPGVDSVTSGVRYFNPVFGVGTYSLSYQGRKASNVILEGDTAGVRDVYDIHMNAGRMWTDFEDQHRDPVVVLGYDTAETLFGRQQAVGKQINIEGELFTVIGVADQRKSVISGGKNPEDNIAYFPLGTLRKLHPELKDHLISVKAVSHAAMPQVMDEMREVLRRRRKLTPAQPDNFAIMTQDSLSEFWDQITGGLFIFMFAVSSVGLIVGGVGVMNIMLVSVTERTREIGVRKAIGARKRDVLLQFTLEAVTLTALGGCLGILLGIGAIQLVQLAWSALPVYVSLFWIVLAFSISAAVGLVFGIYPAWKAANLDPIEALRYE; translated from the coding sequence ATGCTGCGTCGGCGCGATTACGGAGAAGCGGTGCGGCTGGCCCTCGACACTATCCGCTCCAACAAGATGCGCTCCGGCCTGACCGTGCTGGGCATCGTCATCGGAGTGGCGGTGGTCATCATGATCTCTTCGGTGGTGAGCGGGCTGCGCCGCAACATCAACGCCTCCGTCACCGAGTTCGGCTCCAACATCATCTGGGCCTACCGCTTCGACTTCTTCACCTTCACCCGCCCCAGCGAGGAGATGCGCACCCGCAAGGAACTCACCCGCGAGGATGGCGACGCCCTCGCCGGCCTGCCCGGCGTGGACTCCGTCACCAGCGGGGTGCGCTACTTCAATCCCGTCTTCGGAGTGGGCACCTACTCCCTCAGCTACCAGGGGCGCAAGGCCTCCAACGTCATCCTGGAGGGCGACACCGCCGGCGTCCGCGACGTCTACGACATCCACATGAACGCCGGCCGCATGTGGACCGACTTCGAGGACCAGCACCGCGACCCCGTGGTGGTGCTCGGCTACGATACCGCCGAAACCCTCTTCGGCCGCCAGCAGGCCGTGGGCAAGCAGATCAACATCGAGGGGGAATTGTTCACCGTGATCGGGGTCGCCGACCAGCGCAAGTCCGTCATCAGCGGCGGCAAGAACCCCGAGGACAACATCGCCTACTTCCCCCTGGGCACCCTGCGCAAGCTCCACCCCGAGCTCAAGGACCACCTTATCAGCGTCAAGGCCGTCTCCCACGCCGCCATGCCCCAGGTCATGGACGAGATGCGGGAGGTGCTGCGCCGCCGCCGCAAGCTCACCCCCGCCCAGCCCGACAACTTCGCCATCATGACCCAGGACTCCCTCTCCGAGTTCTGGGACCAGATCACCGGCGGCCTCTTCATCTTTATGTTCGCCGTCTCCAGCGTGGGCCTGATCGTGGGCGGCGTGGGAGTGATGAACATCATGCTGGTCTCGGTCACCGAGCGTACCCGCGAGATCGGGGTGCGCAAGGCCATCGGCGCCCGCAAGCGCGACGTGCTGCTGCAGTTCACCCTGGAGGCCGTCACCCTCACCGCCCTGGGCGGCTGCCTGGGCATCCTGCTGGGCATCGGCGCCATCCAACTGGTGCAACTGGCCTGGTCCGCGCTCCCCGTCTACGTCTCCCTCTTCTGGATCGTGCTGGCCTTCAGCATCTCCGCCGCCGTGGGCCTGGTCTTCGGCATCTATCCCGCCTGGAAGGCCGCCAACCTCGACCCCATCGAGGCCCTGCGCTACGAGTAG